A window from Leptothermofonsia sichuanensis E412 encodes these proteins:
- a CDS encoding efflux RND transporter periplasmic adaptor subunit has translation MVMDKVSPPLTHALLRLRPIQMVGLLIGLMLVSGGTGWWLSQSGKSEQSLATPASAEAPVQVKTAIAHLQGIETNRVLTGTVEPMETVTLTSRVMGQIRQLNVQEGDRVNAGDTLAVIDVADIQAQGGQALAGVNMAQSNYQNAQARLQESRAQLLEAEAELADAQLQQRRMRMLQSEGAVSQQLLDQANTRVSMTQARIQQIKAGITQSQATMNQAQAQVAQAQAQVAQVSANLNYGTITAPFDGVITRKYAEVGAMAGAGQSIVTLESRDRLRFTTQVPESLITQVRQGKRVSIHLDALNRDLSGTVSQIIPAADPATRNFTVRVTLNSTSDVFPGMFGRLKLANQPNTQNLAARTTLVIPQAAMVQQFGITGVYKVVNGQAAFQPITTGKMHGSDIEVFSGLKAGDRLVLEPPPDLKDGMAIQVN, from the coding sequence ATGGTGATGGATAAGGTATCCCCCCCGCTGACTCACGCTTTGTTGCGGCTTCGACCCATCCAGATGGTTGGCTTACTGATAGGGTTGATGCTGGTTTCCGGAGGAACTGGCTGGTGGCTGAGTCAATCTGGAAAAAGTGAACAGTCCCTGGCCACTCCAGCGTCGGCAGAGGCTCCAGTGCAGGTGAAAACTGCAATTGCCCACCTACAGGGCATTGAAACGAATCGGGTCCTGACTGGAACGGTGGAACCAATGGAAACCGTTACCCTGACCAGTCGTGTGATGGGGCAAATTCGTCAGTTAAATGTCCAGGAAGGCGATCGCGTCAATGCCGGAGACACCCTGGCGGTCATCGATGTCGCCGACATCCAGGCCCAGGGCGGTCAGGCTCTGGCTGGCGTGAACATGGCACAATCTAATTACCAGAATGCCCAGGCACGGTTGCAAGAATCTCGTGCCCAACTGTTGGAAGCTGAGGCCGAACTGGCAGATGCTCAGTTGCAGCAGCGTCGCATGAGGATGTTGCAGTCTGAAGGAGCCGTCAGTCAGCAATTGCTGGATCAGGCAAATACGCGGGTTTCCATGACCCAGGCGCGAATTCAACAGATCAAAGCCGGAATTACCCAATCTCAAGCGACGATGAACCAGGCGCAGGCACAGGTCGCCCAGGCGCAGGCGCAGGTCGCTCAGGTGTCGGCAAATCTCAACTATGGGACGATCACCGCTCCGTTTGATGGGGTGATTACTCGCAAGTACGCGGAAGTGGGAGCGATGGCAGGAGCCGGGCAGTCTATTGTGACCCTGGAAAGCCGCGATCGCCTGCGCTTTACCACCCAGGTTCCGGAATCTTTGATTACCCAGGTTCGCCAGGGGAAAAGGGTTTCCATCCATCTGGATGCGTTGAACCGGGACTTGTCCGGTACCGTGAGCCAGATTATTCCTGCCGCTGATCCTGCAACTCGGAACTTCACTGTCAGAGTGACATTGAATAGTACTTCAGATGTATTTCCGGGCATGTTTGGACGACTTAAGCTGGCCAATCAACCAAATACTCAAAATCTGGCTGCTCGCACAACTTTAGTGATTCCGCAGGCAGCAATGGTGCAGCAATTTGGCATCACAGGCGTTTACAAGGTTGTCAATGGTCAGGCTGCCTTTCAGCCAATCACGACAGGCAAAATGCATGGTTCTGATATAGAAGTATTTTCAGGGTTAAAAGCGGGCGATCGCCTGGTTCTGGAACCACCTCCTGACCTGAAAGATGGGATGGCTATCCAGGTCAATTAA
- a CDS encoding ArsR/SmtB family transcription factor, translated as MDIALDSHELELLASRFKILAEPARLQILAALCNQERSVQEICDRTGLLQGNVSKHLRLMKDAGVVACRREGIWRYYRVIDTELLALCAHTRLIHSQNQQHQTI; from the coding sequence ATGGACATCGCGCTTGATAGCCACGAATTAGAACTATTAGCAAGCCGATTTAAAATTCTGGCAGAACCCGCTCGACTGCAAATTCTGGCTGCCTTATGTAATCAGGAACGCAGTGTCCAGGAAATCTGCGATCGCACAGGATTACTTCAAGGCAATGTCTCCAAACACCTGCGACTGATGAAAGATGCTGGGGTCGTCGCCTGTCGCCGGGAAGGGATCTGGCGCTATTACCGGGTGATTGATACGGAACTACTGGCTCTGTGTGCTCATACTCGCCTGATTCATTCCCAAAATCAGCAACATCAGACTATATGA
- a CDS encoding rhodanese-like domain-containing protein: MGCRIRKFFSWLLLIGVIIFGVLLGSGLLNSPSAAAAIRQLEEAPRQMVYQSQQTLKDQYGNMKLKSTQKSAINPVPLTPVQLKSRQNQLLVIDVRSGLEYWMGHIPGAKRLSRSAILKEIPKDQAIAITCLSGHRSAITAHWLVSQGYHQVYNLQGGTIAWQQAGYPLQRGSQP; this comes from the coding sequence ATGGGATGCAGAATTCGGAAATTTTTTTCCTGGTTACTCCTGATAGGAGTCATTATTTTCGGTGTCCTCTTGGGATCCGGGCTGCTCAACTCTCCCAGTGCGGCGGCGGCCATCCGGCAGCTAGAGGAAGCCCCTAGACAGATGGTGTATCAGTCCCAGCAAACCCTCAAGGATCAGTATGGAAATATGAAACTGAAATCAACCCAAAAATCAGCAATAAATCCGGTTCCACTCACACCGGTTCAACTGAAATCCCGCCAGAATCAATTGCTGGTCATTGATGTTCGTAGTGGGTTGGAATACTGGATGGGACATATTCCGGGCGCAAAACGGTTGAGTCGGAGCGCTATTCTTAAAGAGATTCCCAAAGACCAGGCGATCGCGATTACCTGTCTCTCCGGCCATCGAAGCGCGATCACGGCTCACTGGCTTGTCTCGCAGGGTTACCATCAGGTCTATAACCTGCAAGGGGGAACCATCGCATGGCAGCAGGCGGGTTATCCTTTGCAACGGGGCAGTCAACCATAG